TCCCGATGGAGATCATCCGCCCCCACTCGGGTGAGGAGGGTTCCGGCCCCAGCCCCAGGAAGCTGAGCCCCGCGAAGAGGAGGATGGCGTTGCCGATATCGAGCGAGCCGTAGACGACGACCGGAGCGACGCTGTTGGGTAGGAGCGTTCGGAAGAGGAGATAGCGGTTCTTGGCGCCGAGACTGCGGGCGGCCTCGACGTATTCGGCGCTCTTCGCTTCGATGATGAGGCCCCTGGTCAGCCGGGCGTAGTCCGTCCAGCGAACGAGGACGAGCGCGATGACCGCGTTGCGTATGTCCGGGCCCAGCGCGGCGGTCACGGCCATCGCCAGGATAATCGTCGGGAAGGCCATGAAGAGTTCGGTCACGCGCATCATGACCTCGTCCCACAGTCCTCCCGCGAAGCCGGCAAGCGCGCCGATAAGCCAACCGATCACGCTGTTGATGAGGATGACGGCCAGGCCCGCGGGTATCGTTATCCGCCCGCCGTAGAGCACGCGGCTGAGAATATCTCGGCCCAGTTCATCGGTACCCAAGCGATAGACGTCGTTTGGAGGCTGCAGGCGGTGCGTGATGTTCTGCTCGAGCGGGTGAAAGGGGGCGAGCAGGGGTGCGAACAAGGCGATCGCAAACCACGTGAACACCACCACGAGAGCGACGATGACCTCCGGATGCTTGCCTAGTTGTCTGAGGCGTTTACGTGAGGCTGAGCCCGCCGGCCCAGCCCTAAGCGTTTCGGTTGGCCTGATCATCACGGCGTCAGCTGTACCTGATGCGAGGATCGAGGAAAAAATAGAGGATGTCCACGATAAAGTTGGCGATGACATAGATAAAGGCGATGAGCATGCTCACGCCCATGATGGCCGGGAAGTCCTGCGAGGTCGAAGCCCGAAAGGCGTAACGGCCGATGCCGGGCCAGGCGAATATGGCTTCTATAAGGACCGCGCCAGCCAGCAGGTTGCCGTAGAGCACACCCAACAGGGTGACGACGGGAATGAGGGCGTTCGAGAGCCCGTGCCGCAAGACGACCAGGGGCTCGAGCTGTCCTTTGGCTCGAGCAGTACGGATGTAATCGGTGCCGAGAACTTCCAGAAGCGAGGAGCGGGTGATGCGAGCGATGATGCCCGAGACGTAGCCGCCGAGGACCAGGCTCGGCAGGATCAGGTGGGAGACGGCGTCACGGAAGGTCGCCCACTGACCCGCCAGCAGACTGTCGATGGTGAACAGGCCAGTCACCTGGGGCGGCCTGTTCACCAAAAAGCCCAGCCTGCCGGGACCCGCGACCCAGCCAAGGTGGGCGTGAAACACGGACAGGCCGATCAGGGCGAGCAAGAAGACCGGGAAACTGACGCCGATCAGGGCAAAGATGCGCACCAGATAGTCGAGGGGCGAATTGCGCCACACCGCCGATACCACCCCGAAGCTTATCCCCAGCAACAGGCCGACAACAATCGACATGGTCGCCAACTCGACGGTCGCCGGCAGAAACTGCCTGATGTCATTCAGCACCGGGTTTCTGGTTTTGACGGACACGCCCATGTCACCTTGCAGCAGGTTGCCCAGATAGGTGAGGTACTGAATGTGCAGGGGCCTGTCCAAACCCCACTTCTCCCGGAAGGCGGTCACGAGTCGCTCGTTGCCGAGGGCGTTTTGCGGCAGGTTGGCGTTGATCGGGTCCGCCGGTATGGCGTTGGCGATGAGAAAAGCGACGACGGTGATCCCGAGGATCAGGGGAATCGCGAACAGGATACGCCTGAAGATGTACTTGTAGAGTGGCATGGAGGGGCTTGGGGGAGCGGGCGCTCCCTTAACTCATGGCTCTAGCGCGACCGGCTCAGCAAAGACAGGTCCACACTCCACTGCGGATGCCAGACATAGCC
This is a stretch of genomic DNA from Deinococcota bacterium. It encodes these proteins:
- a CDS encoding ABC transporter permease, with protein sequence MFTWFAIALFAPLLAPFHPLEQNITHRLQPPNDVYRLGTDELGRDILSRVLYGGRITIPAGLAVILINSVIGWLIGALAGFAGGLWDEVMMRVTELFMAFPTIILAMAVTAALGPDIRNAVIALVLVRWTDYARLTRGLIIEAKSAEYVEAARSLGAKNRYLLFRTLLPNSVAPVVVYGSLDIGNAILLFAGLSFLGLGPEPSSPEWGRMISIGINFFDQWWMWLFPGLAIASLVMAFNFIGDGLRDMLDPRTRS
- a CDS encoding ABC transporter permease, coding for MPLYKYIFRRILFAIPLILGITVVAFLIANAIPADPINANLPQNALGNERLVTAFREKWGLDRPLHIQYLTYLGNLLQGDMGVSVKTRNPVLNDIRQFLPATVELATMSIVVGLLLGISFGVVSAVWRNSPLDYLVRIFALIGVSFPVFLLALIGLSVFHAHLGWVAGPGRLGFLVNRPPQVTGLFTIDSLLAGQWATFRDAVSHLILPSLVLGGYVSGIIARITRSSLLEVLGTDYIRTARAKGQLEPLVVLRHGLSNALIPVVTLLGVLYGNLLAGAVLIEAIFAWPGIGRYAFRASTSQDFPAIMGVSMLIAFIYVIANFIVDILYFFLDPRIRYS